In the genome of Melospiza melodia melodia isolate bMelMel2 chromosome 20, bMelMel2.pri, whole genome shotgun sequence, the window CAAGTCCCATTTCTCTGCCCACGGGGTTTCATTATCAGCTGCAGAGGGATGGCCAGAGAGTGGCCAGCACCGTTTTAATTTCCCAggaggctgctcttggtgtgcCATGGCTGCAGCAGGGAGTCTCAGCTGTCTCCTTTTACTGTGCTTCATGCAATGGGACGTGACACGTCAAAACATGACAAGGCAGCCAAAATGTGTCACAACACTGCACTCAAACTCTGCCTTGCAGGGTTGCTCAGCAGCTGATAGCATCAGGCTCCAATTATCTCTGCATGCtgagctgggttttttttcccttgtggaATATGATATATGGGAGTCTCCTGCCTGTGTTGGACTATTGGATCACATCAGATTTATTAACCACACACGGTGAATTGTTCTGACCAGACTGACACCCAAAGCTGGGATTCTGGCCTGTTCTTGCAGGAATGAGACTTTCCCACCTCGGCTTTTCCAATTGTTATTCCTTCAGTGAAGATTTGGTGAGGTTTCTGTATGATTAAAATCTGTTATTGTTGGTGTTTGTCATGGTTTCATTGGCCACATCAGCACCTGCCAGCTCTAAGGGAGGTGCAGCCACTGCCTTCAGATTCCCCCTGGAATTTGCAAGGCTGGATTTGGCTCCAGTCTCCCCAGTTCATCCCATTCTGCTCCTCTGGGCTTTCCTGTCTGGCTTTTTGCACTCTGCTTTTCCACCTTACTTTGTAATGAGGCGTCAACATTCTGGAACAATATTTAGAGTTTTTCAAAGGATAAACCCTCCCATAAGAGAAGCAAAGCTGCTCTTGTCCCGGGGCTGGAGATTCCCAGCGGTGGGGAGGACATTTCCTTTGGCCAGAGGTGCTGTGATGAGCTGGGAAGGAGTCACAGTGTCCCTGCTCACATGTGGCATTCCCAAACGGAGCCTCCcgctgctctggctgctctccaTTCATTTTATCTCCCGTTTGGAGGAATCAGACTAATTACTGGCTGCTAATTGCTGGGaaagcactgctggcactgcctccCTTCCCACCAGCAGCAGGGAACAGCCTGGCTCTCCTCAGGTCTCTAGCAGGACCTTCAGGGACCCTCGAGGTGCCTCTGGAGAACCATGCTCTGtccatcccctccctccccccaggctcattcccagctcccagctggggaATTTGGTGAACCAAGATGCTTCCCTGGGATTCCCAGCTCCTGGGGAAGTGGCTGGGCATCACCAGGAATAAAATTGTTCCTCTCTGGGGTTTTCCAGCCCCATGGGGCTGCCAGCATGCTTGGGACACATGGAATCTGTTCCTGCTTTGCACACTTGGTGGGATCCCTGAAGGAAGCCTTGCACGTGAATTCCTCCTGCAACAGCACAATGGAAAATCCTGctgtttcctcctcttcctcggtGGCTGCACAggttcaaaggaaaaaaatatggggAGAGAGGAAGGAGGAATATGTTGCTTAAAGTTttgagcaggagaaggaaaggatcCTTTTGGCCCTGAGACTTCTCCAGGCAGGTCTGACCTGAAAGTTATTCTGGGAATGTCTCACAGTTATTTCTCCCAGGAGATCAAATCAGTCCAAAATTATTTGTGGAAAGTCGCAGTCATGTTTTGAGAGCAGTGTGGGGAGACATGCTTGTTTGGAAGAGTTGTTCCGTGACCCTGCAAAgtgaggagctggtggcactgctgggatgggatttggggttccctgGTACATCCCAGGTGCTTTTccaggggctgagctgtgccaggtgtgcccacgGCAGAGGGAAATGCCCCAGAATTTGGTCTCTTTGCTCACAGGTAAGATCTTGGGAACAGGGCTGGTGTTGGATGTGCAAATCCAAAGCGCTGATCCCACTCTTTCACCTCCTGAGGGTGCAGGGCAGAGGAGGCACTGGGACTCCATCTCTGCAAGTGTACATTGATTTAAGCTCTTGAGCTGAGTGACAGAATCCCATTTTTAATCCTACATTTGAATCACTGGCTGCCCTGGCATCTGTTTGTGGTTGGTGGTGCCACACTCAGAGGGGGAGTTTCAGGCTCCTCTGCCAGGAGAAGCGCTCTCCATGACCCTGCCTAATCCCCACCCTATTTCTGTCCTTCCTCAGGAAGCAAACTGCTGATTTTGGTGCTTTGCTTGAACATCCCATCAGAAGTGGAGTCCTGCCCCGGGGCGTGCGTATGCTACAGTGAACCCAAGATCACCatcagctgccagcagcaggggctgacagccatccccacagagatCCCCATCCAGAGCCAGCGCATCTTCCTGCACAACAACCGGATCACCCTGGTGAGGGCCACCAGCTTCACCTCCTGCCGCAACATGACCATCCTGTGGATCCACTCCAACAACATCAGCCTCATCGAGCCCGGGGCCTTCTACGGGCTCACCAAGCTGGAGGAGCTGGACCTCAGCGACAACACGAACCTGAAATCCATCAACCCCGTCACCTTCCGGGGGCTCGTGCACCTCCACACCCTCCACCTGGATCGCTGCGGGCTCCTGGAGCTCTCCACGGGGCTTTTCCAAGGGTTGTTCTCCTTGCAGTACCTCTACCTTCAGGATAATAACCTCCAGATCCTGCTGGACGACACCTTCATCGACCTGGCCAACCTCACGTACCTGTTTTTGCACGGGAACAAGATCAAGAGCCTGTCGGAGAACGTCTTCCGCGGGCTGATCAACCTGGACCGGCTGCTGCTGCACCAGAACAGGGTGAGCCTGGTGCACCGGCGCGCCTTCCACGACCTGGGGAAGGTGATGACCTTGTACCTGTTCAACAACAACCTGACCGTGCTCACGGGGGACACCATGGCccccctggtgtccctgcagTACCTGCGCCTCAACGGCAACCAGTGGATCTGCGACTGCCAGGCCCGCTCGCTCTGGAATTGGTTTAAGCAGTTCAAGGGCTCCTCCTCGGAGCTGGAGTGCCACCTGCCCCCTCGCCTGGCGGGGCGGGACCTGAAGCGGctgcagagctcggagctggaCAGCTGCGTGGACTCCTTCAACCAGATCCGCACCAGCGTCTTCAGCACCAAAACCAGGTCGGGCAAGCTCCCGACGGGGCTGCCCCCGCTGGGCTCCCACGACGGCTCCTCCAAGTGCTGCCAGCCAGAGATGGACAAGTCCTTCATTTACGAGGCCAAGGGCAAGGCAGGGCCCTCCTCCCACAGCAGCCGCTCGTCCAACAACCACCTCAAGGAGAAGGAGAACATGTCCAGGCCCAAGTACATGGAGACGGACCGTTCCAAAAACGGCAGCAACAAGCAGATAAACGATTCCCCCTTTGGGACCTTCCCCAGCATTGTAGACCCTCCTTTGACCAAGTTGAGACCCGAATTTCTAGAGCCCATTGAACCTTCCACAGTCCCAACCAAAAAGAGGCAGGGCTGCTCTAAAAAGAACAGATCAAAGGCCCAGTGCCGCCTGACCCAGCAGGGGAACAGCTCCACGTTACAGCTCAGCCTAAGCCTTTTGATCCCCCCCTTGGTGTGGAGCTTACTGTTATTCTGCTAAAATTAACTCTTTTCCTGGGTTGATGACACTTTAATACTCGACTTTTGCTGACCTCCATAAATGTTGCAAACAAAAGCAGGACTCCTATCCACCCTGAGAAAGCTTTGTTACACAAAACTTAACTGGATGCctttattaaaacaaacaaacaaacaaaaacaaaacaaaacaaaaaacaaaaaagacaaatACTGAGATGTACATAATTTATTTGTCCTGAAACCTGTGAATTATACCTTTGGTCTTCGGAACTGCACTTGCCCACAAAGCAGCTTTTGCTACAGCAGATGGTAAAGAAATGTGGTttatttacaggaaaaaaaaaaagaagtgtaagAAATGCTCTGAAAAGAATGTCTAAAGTCTGTTTGTAACTCACCATCTCACTGAACAATGTTGCAGGTTCCCATTTGCAGAGGTAATGGATTTGATGCTGTTTTAATCCTATGTTGATGACTCTTGCAGTTTTTCCGTCTCCATTCCATCCTTCACACCACGTTTACGGGCAGCATTTGTTAAAGAATGCTGCCTGCCCCTTCACAAGATTGCAGTATATATAGATATGCATTTTATTTTACTTGTGTACAAGTATACAAAAAAAACCTATAAAATAAAGATTTCTTTTTCCTAAGTGGTTGTCATCTGCGAGGGGTGAAGGACTGGGAGCAGCTGAAAAGCTGAAGATTTAAAAGGATGTGGAGTGTGATCTGAGCGTTTAACACCACAGTGATAAATAAGGCATTTTTGGGTGCTTATGCAACCTATAACTGGTGCCAGCAAAGGGTTTGGTTGTGTGAAACATGCCCTGCTCATGCTCCTGTTTCCCTGCAAACTGTCCCACCTCCTCCCAGCATTATCCGGGTTCCAGAATGATCAGAAGAGCAGGAAATGCTGGCCCAGCCCCTCAGAGCTGGGGTAGAGAAATGTCAGAAACAATCCCAGGATTTGGGCAGGGCCGTTTTTCTCCTGCTCTGCACAGATGGGCTCAGCTCTGTGGTAGGTCCTGAGTGGGGCAGCACTGGGATTTAGGGAATGGGGGGATTTTCTCCAGAAACACAGGCCTGGCAGCTCAGGTGCCCGTCCCTGGAGTCACTGTGCCACTGGCTTCATCTCCAGGGTGATCTTGTGATGCTGAGAAAATAAACCATTGCTGTCCATGTGCAGTGGATGCCACCCCATGGGACCGAGTGAGCCATAAAGTGGAGCTGGCTGTGCCcccctggcactgcagccacCCCCTGGGCCAGGCTAGGGAGGGTTGGGCGCAGAGCTTATCAGGAGGCTGCTTTTCCTTATCAAAGCATAGAGATTGTCCTGTGcccctctgtcctgctggggTGTGGAGGTCTCTGAAGGCAGGAGCAGCCTGTcacacacagctgccaggggctgggggccagagaagggcagtgcCACAGTGCCAAGGGAACTCCAGGATTATGTGTGGAAGTCAGACTGGGGGGCTCAGGTTGCACCATCCCTtggggctcccagcactgggactgGTGCTGAGCTTCCCAGACGGAGTGAGGCACTGCCAGCCAGGAGTGAAGGCCATCAGCAGGGCCATGGCTTCCTTCCAGCCTTGTCCTAGGCCTGGTGGCtcagcaggagggagcagagaccatggggaggagcaggaggatgctTGGATGGCTGATCTCCCACCTGGGGATGCTGTGGAGCAGGGCCTGTGCCCCACTCCAGGGTGCTGCTGGCTCCTTCCCTCCTCTGCCACAGCCAGTTCCCACCTGGGTGAGTGACAGGGAGTGCCCAAAGTGCTGCAGTTGTGATCTGTCTCCAAATCCATCCCTGGGGCTGCCAAATACGTGTGGCACAGACCCATGGGAGCGAACATGTCCCTCGTGTCACCGTGATGGGGACAGGCCTGTCTCTgccagctgggcaggagctgctgtgcaggacagccctgggatcCCAGCAAGTCCCAttcctgccagcccagctccatgaTCCAGCCTCTGCAGAGGCTCCAGGTGTGTTTGGGTGCAaattcatggtcctgccagaagGATGGAGCAGGAAATCACTGCCTGTGCTGGGATAGTTCCGGGTGAgctggccagccctgccagccctgctgcgtGTGCCCAGTTTGGGGTGCACTTGCCCACACTCACAGGCCACTGAGTGGGACCTCCCCAGTcccttcctgccattcctgctcggATCTGTCCAGCACGCCAGCATGGAAGGATTTCCCAAAGTCTGCACTCTCTGTCTCATCCCAAAAAGCAACATTGAGTCTCTTGAAGGATTCAAACCTACACTGGAATCTGAAGCTCAGGAGCAGAGAGCAGCTTGGTCAGCAGTGCCCCAAAGCCCATGGAAAAGCTGGAAGATCTGCTGGATGCTGTGACATGGAACATCCTGTTTGGCTCAGAGGCTCAGTGTGACTCCCTTGTACAGCAATTAGTGAGTCTTGTGGTCCAAATTCCTGCTCCTTGGGCATGAGGAAGCCAGACCAGGTGGCAAAAAATCAGGATGAATCTGGAaggaaaaaattgagaaaaaaagaGACCATTGTGGCTTTCCCCCAGCAGCTGAAGGGCAGAGCTGTGAGCTGGGCTTGCCCTGCCCAAAGCAGGGTCCTGGGGAGTGGGGCTCCCTGTGGACAATGCAAAGCAGACAAGGAATTCCTGTCACTCATCCTgaatggagcaggagctgctctctcCCAACCTAGTGACACCATTCCTGCTTTCTAGAGCTCGGCTCTGCTGTGCTTTCAGTGGCTCCTAGGACTATACATTGGCCACAAGCCCAGGAGAGTCCCTCGTGCTAATTTCCTAGATTTCCTGCTGTCCTGATGCCAATTCTGTGTTTACAGCCATTCGAATGACAAATATTGGAGAAGGGGACGCAGTGGGCAggaggaattcccagagaagcttgGTGTTCCAGAGGCTGAGCTCTGGTATTGGTGAGGTAGGAAAGGAGCTCAAATGAAGGGAATTTCACCCCTGCTTTGTGCCTTGTTAGGGTTGGCACAATTCTTTCAGGTATTCCCAGACTTATTTTACATTCAGATGTCGCTGAGTTGAGTGGGATTCACCCAGCAGGGCTCAGGACCTTGCTGGCTGTTCCCCATCTCAGGATCCTTCCTCTCCCATCCTTTCTCACCGTGCAAGTCACACTCAATTTTCTGCTCCTGTCACTGATGCCAGCAATGAAATcagaggcaaaggcagcagcaaggAGCCAGGAGGGATAAGGGAATCCCTGGGAAGAATGGGCTCATCATCAtcagcactcagcacccactgttccctggcactgtccccagcAGACCCCTGGCACGGCTGAagaggcagccacagcacaggcCCTCAGGCAGTGCTGGGAACACACCGTGTTCATCCTTAATTCTCCAGAATTTGTCTCTGTGGATTGCTGGCTGATAGTTCCAAGCAGGAGGAGAACCAGAAGAGAAACCTTTCTTCCAGGTCTTCAGGTGCATCTGGAGGACAATCCAAACTGGCAAGGAGATGATTGTGCCCCTCCTTGTCGTGGTCACATGGAAGGGTGTTTGTCCTCTGCCCCTTTCTCCCCCTTCCCATCCTCCTGCACAGGGGATGTGGCTGTTCCTCTGCCTGTGGATGGGCAAGTGGATTCCAAATGCCTGTGCAGGTGGGATTTGTCCCATCCTGAATGGGGTCCCTGGCACACATGTGTGGTGACCCCATTTCTGCTGCCAAGCTACAGCACCTGATGTGGACAGGTTTTACGGAGAGGAATTTCATCCAACCGGTTCTgaaagattttcttttcttttgctaaTGGATGACTGTGATTCACCAGGATGAGACCTTCATGGAGGGATCCTGTGGCTCTGATATAATTTCCATCAGCAAGACCTTTCCCATCAAAGctggaggcaagagagggatAATGCAACGTGGAAGAAACCCCCTGATGGCCTGGTTCAGCAGATGTCCTGGCCATGGATCAGGAAGGACTGAGCTGCTCTGACACCTGTGGCTCAGGCAGTTTGAGTACAAGCTGTGTTCTCCTGAGGAtccctccctgttcctgtccaGTGCCCCTCCAAGCCTTTGGAATGTGAACACCCTGAGTGTGGGCAGTGACAGAgccccatggggctggggctggggcctgCAGGTGCTGATTCAGCCCGGCTGCaacacccagctctgctgcaacACCCAGCTCTGCTGGAACCCCCGGCTCTGCTGGAACCcccagcagggcactgggagagaccaggagaacaggggcagccagagggatcaCGGGCAGGCAACTGGGGCACAGCCTCTGTCCACTGCCCACAGCAGGCTGTGTCCCCAGGAGTGTTCCAGGCATTTTGCTCCatgcagaatgacagaatcacggaatatgctgagctggataggacaaggatcatggagtccccctcagccctgcccagacccccaacaaccccaccctgtccatccctggcagtgctgcccaaaggctcctggagctctggcagcctcggggccgtgcccattccctgggcagcctgggcagtgccagcaccctctgggggaagaaccttgccctgagctcagcctgagctgccctggcccagctccagccattccctgggtgctgtcctgcTCTGGGGGTGTCTCTTACCTTTGTACTTGAGCAATCCACAGCTGCCTCAAATGTGTTTGTTCCCCACTTCCCTCTCTTCCCCTGGATGTGGGAGGAGCTGCCTTTGCCTCTCCTGCCCTTCCCCTGGGACGGGGAGCTCCCATTTCTGAGCTGTTCCCCCCAACAGCAGCACTGGGGCTCAGCTCAACTTCCTGAGCTGAAATCAGCTCCTTAGCGAAGCTCACCTGAGTCCTGCTTAGCTGCAAAAGGGTCTGGAGACCCTTTTCCCAGGCTTTTCTCAACTGAGGCTGGAGTCtccccactcctccttggagTTGGGGAACCAAagggaaaaccccaaatcccacaaggATGAGGAGAGCACTGAGAGCTGTGTCAGGGAGCTCCTGTCCTCACCTGTCCATGGGGACACCTGGACTGCAGGCAGGAGGAATCTCTGCTCCATCCTTCCCCAAAAGAAGGTCCTGGGGCAGATTCACAGCTGGCTGTGACTCCCCAGGGATGAGATCTCTGCTCCTAAAGAGATTCCCCATAACCCTGTGAGCAAGCTGTGTTTCCACATCTCTGCTCTGACACGGAGCAGATTATTCGAGCTGCCGAGTTTTGCTCCAAACAAACATGATGCATAGAAATAATAAAGGCTGGAAGGGTTTTTAATTCCAAGCTGTGTTTCTGGATTAGTTCCCCATCATTAAGCAGTCAGGGAGTAGAGTTTTTGCTGTTCTGACTCCTTATCAAATTCAGGAAAGGGTAAAAAATCCCAGAGTCAttgagagctgggggtgggcagcagagcagagagcaggCAGGAGAGACAGGAGTTTTTTTAGGGATGATATCGGACCATGGTACATCATTGCTGGTGGGAAGCTCTGGAGACAGCAGGAATTCTGCCTACAACCATGGTGAGGGCAAGGAATCTGTGAAAACCTTTCTTATAAATCCAAAGTCAAACATTTGAGTCTAGCTCGGGCCAGAAACTCTAATTAGAGCCCCCTTGATTTGTGCCATAAGTAGGACGCTGCAGGGGGAACTGCTGAGGCAGGTGAGACTTATTGGAATTGCATCCCAGGGTATCTATAAATAGGGATAACAGAGGCTGGGCAAAAAGAGGCACAATGAGAATAACGGTGCACCCTGCCCACTCACTGAAGGATGAGGCACTTCAGATCTCACAGTGACCCACCTTCCGTGCCGGTGCAGAGACTTGTTCTAGGTCAGCAGGTACCAAAACGGCCCAGCTGTCATCAAGCACAAAAACAGGGCCGTTTTTTGGGATGAAATCATCGCTTTTGATAGCCTGCTGCACTCCACATGGCAGCGACACGGGCGCTGCTCGCATGACTCACGGGCTGGGCTCCTGCACAGCCTCTCGCAGGTGGGCGGCTCCATCTGCCCGGATTTACTGGAGTCAGGGTCCATCTTCAGGGGTTTACTGGAGTCAGGGTCCATCTTCAGGGGTTTACTGGTGTCATGGTCCATCTGCATGGTTTTACTGGATTcaggatcctcctgcagggccTTATTGGTGTCAGTGTCCATCTGCATGGATTTACTGCCGTCAGGGTCCTCCTGCAGGGGTTTACTGGTGTCAGGGTCCATCTGCACAGATTTACTGGTCCCAGTGTCCACCTGCAGGGCCTTACTGGTGTGAGAGTCCATCTGCCCGGATTTACTGGAGTCAGAGTCCTCCTGCAGGGCCTCACTGGTGTCAGGTTCCACCCTCAGGGGTTGATGTGTACCAGGACCCACCCTCAAGGGTTTATCTGTGCCCGGTTCCACCCCCAGGGGTTTATTTGCGTCTGGTTCCAGCCTCAGGGGTTGATGTGTACCAGGACCCACCCTCAGAGGTTGATGTGTGCCAGGACCCACCCGCAGTGGttggctctggggctggctgtgggcagtgcTTTGCTGACTgctcagctcctctctgctgctggggttggggctgggttccACCTGCATTCGTTGTTCTGTGGCTGGTCTGGAGTGTTATCCCTGGAATTTCAACGAAGaagggaacaactgcagagtctGGTGTGAGGAAGGAGGGCCAGACTTTTCCGTGGGAGTGGGGAGCTCACGGTTTTGAAGCAATGAGGCTGCACCTCTGGGGTGGTGCTGGTTGCTGGGGTTTAAACTGGaattcctgcagctccctgctgagctgggccgtcctgctctgctttctgctccagcctctgcagtgcaGGTTAACCCAGCACCTCTGCAGAAGGAGAAGGAGTTCCAAGCATGGGCAGCAGGAGCATAGCAGTGATACAAGGAACCTTTTCATGTGTCAGGAGCACCTTTCACCAGGTGCCCTGACAGGCTGGGTGTGATGGTGTTCGCAacggtctgaggatgagggaagagatgaggatctgactccatgtttcagaaggcttgatttattattttattatatatattacattaaatctatactaaaagaatagaagaaaggatttcatccgaaggctggctaagaatagaaaaagaaaaaattatgacaaaggcttgtggctcaggctctgtgtctgagccagctgactgtgactggccattaattagaaacaaccacatgagaccaatcccagatgcacctgttgcattccacagcagcagataatcattgtttacattttgttcctgaggcctcccagcttctcaggaggaaaaatcttaaggaaaggattttccataagagATGTCTGCTGACAGGCTGGGACccccctgctgccctgggcagtggctgtgctgggctctcctGTGCCCGTGGCTGCCAGGGGGTGCCCAGCACCTTCTTCCCACAGCACCCACCACAGGCAGTGCCCCCAGaccctctgagccctggggcacagccagagagatgctgcagccccagcagtgtcaccTGAGCTTGGTGACACCACAGGTACATCCTTCAGTCCCTTCCCAGggccggctgggtgtgtgggCTGGCTCTGCAGACACGTCCAggcagcaggagaagggcaggatgctgggctgctcgctgctgtcaccagagcccagccctggagTGGCTGCCTGAGGACTCGCATTGAGCTCCACGCTGCTAAAtaagggcagagctgctcttttcTCCCCGGTGTTTCCATTCAAACCACAACAACAATGGAATATTTATGAGCTGTTTGCAGAAATGTCAAGAAGAGCCAGCAGTTGTACGAACACCCTCTCGGAGCAGTGGGCTGGGAGAGTTACCCTGTGTGATTCTCGCTCTGAGTGCTGCGTGGAATGGTTACAAACCCCTGTGACATCCCTGTGTCCTCACAGCCAGACAGGAATCAATCACCAGCACTccaccaggagcatccccagccagaaccagggcctgggggctctgcctgcccaggaggtgcaggaggctgggcagcagcagctcctcacccccGCCAGGCGCTCACACCGCTTCCAGGCTCACTTCAAGGCTCCAGCACTAAATGTTCCCGTTGGCTTTGGGCAGTAAAAGCTGGAATTCTAACGAGGTTTCAGAGCCAGACTGTTACATTCTGTATTTCACTAAATGCCTTTTCTTTGCTCTTCTCCTGCCTTGCTGCCAGACTGACCTTGCTGGGGTGTGGGGACGAAGAAGAAGCAACTTGAAGTCTGGGAATGCATTCCCACACACACCCTGATCTCTGTGAATTTGGGGTGGGAGTGGAAAAAACCCAGGACATTTAACTTTTCTATGTTTTAATTTGTGTGTCACTTTTAGGAATTTTCCAACAATTCCAGCTTTTCTCTGTATGTTTTAATTTGTGTGTCACTTTTAGGAATTTTCCAACTATTCCAGCTTTTCTCTGTATGTTTTAATTTGTGTGTCACTTTTAGGAATTTTCCAACAATTCCAGCTTTTCTCTGTATATTTTAATTTGTGTGTCACTTTTAGGAATTTTCCAGCAATTCCAGCTTACCAGAGGTGTTGAATCCCAGCTTTCTCCACGCTCCATGAGGGTAAGTTCTAAATTGCGGGTTTGGTAGGACCTGAGAGGTGCTTTGACCACATTGCTCTTGGACAACTCTTGTCAGCTGGAGGGGTCAGGAATATTTAGGTGATGTCAGACGACCCTTCAGTTTTTTATTTGTTCTCTCCCTTGGAATATATTCTTTATTTCCAGCAGATCTGTGGGCTTCAATCAACCTATGAGATTATTTCCAGCCACTGGGGGAAGCAGAGCCATCCCAGAAGGAATGGAGGTTTTGTAGaaccacagaatatcctgagttgaaaggtgcccacaaggatcatcagcccaactcctggccctgcacagacaccccaacaagcccagcctgggcctggcttTCTGGGAGAAAATATTTGGGTGAAAAAGTGGTCAGAGGGTTCAGGGAAGGAGCAAAGTGACCTTCAGCAGCCTCACTTTCCCTTGTGTTGGTGGTGCAGCTCCCACCTTGCCAGGGCCCTGCCCTGACTCTGGGTGCTCCTGGTCCTGGCCAGCCTGGTTTGGTGTCTCCACACAAACCCTGGGCCCAGGAGCTCCAGTTTTGTCCAGCCTGGTGCCTCCAGGCCATACTGGGGAGTGCAGCTCTGCACTGGCCattcctctgtccctcctggctgctccATGGATGGATTTCATGGCTTCTCCTTGGAGCTCTGTGGGCTCCTGGCTGGACCTGGCTACTCTTGGGTTTGCTGTTGATATTCTCTGCcccaagatgtgcaggatgtctctgtttcgGCCCGCataactgaagaacgagtctggactcttcacttttcggtcttgaggttgtttagggttaattaattaattcttatctataaaattttctttctgcccagctgaggtctgctcagcagggcagccacaggcactctgaccatCCCCAAGgcggtgttgtccttttatactacaaactacgtataacat includes:
- the RTN4R gene encoding reticulon-4 receptor, whose amino-acid sequence is MKRAIAEGSKLLILVLCLNIPSEVESCPGACVCYSEPKITISCQQQGLTAIPTEIPIQSQRIFLHNNRITLVRATSFTSCRNMTILWIHSNNISLIEPGAFYGLTKLEELDLSDNTNLKSINPVTFRGLVHLHTLHLDRCGLLELSTGLFQGLFSLQYLYLQDNNLQILLDDTFIDLANLTYLFLHGNKIKSLSENVFRGLINLDRLLLHQNRVSLVHRRAFHDLGKVMTLYLFNNNLTVLTGDTMAPLVSLQYLRLNGNQWICDCQARSLWNWFKQFKGSSSELECHLPPRLAGRDLKRLQSSELDSCVDSFNQIRTSVFSTKTRSGKLPTGLPPLGSHDGSSKCCQPEMDKSFIYEAKGKAGPSSHSSRSSNNHLKEKENMSRPKYMETDRSKNGSNKQINDSPFGTFPSIVDPPLTKLRPEFLEPIEPSTVPTKKRQGCSKKNRSKAQCRLTQQGNSSTLQLSLSLLIPPLVWSLLLFC